Proteins encoded together in one Cicer arietinum cultivar CDC Frontier isolate Library 1 chromosome 4, Cicar.CDCFrontier_v2.0, whole genome shotgun sequence window:
- the LOC101500523 gene encoding protein DETOXIFICATION 16-like isoform X2, producing MGSALETLCGQAYGAKQYHMLGIHTQRAMLVLLSLSIPLSLIWYNTRNLLISLGQDHEISTEAGTFNRWMIPGLFAYALLQCLNRFLQTQNNVFPMFISSGITTLVHFVFCWVFVFEYEFGIKGAALAISLSYWVNVFMLVVYINSASACASTWNGVSKEALNDVFSFLKLAVASAVMICLEYWSFEMVVLLSGLLPNPQLETSVLSISLNTCWMVYMISVGLGGAISTRVSNELGCGNAQGAVLALYVMIVIAIVEGTTVVLVTILVRNVWGKLYSNEDEVIKYVAKMMPLLALSDFLDGFQCVLSGAGRGCGWQNVCAFINLGAYYVVGIPSSILFAFVFHIGGMGLWMGIICGLSVQGIALITLNALTNWDREARKAVYANQKAEVMTNS from the exons ATGGGGAGTGCATTGGAGACACTATGTGGCCAAGCCTATGGAGCCAAACAATATCACATGCTAGGAATTCACACACAAAGAGCAATGCTTGTTCTTCTAAGCTTGAGCATTCCCTTATCTTTAATTTGGTATAACACAAGAAACCTTCTCATATCATTAGGCCAAGACCATGAAATATCAACAGAAGCTGGAACCTTTAATAGGTGGATGATCCCTGGTCTTTTTGCATATGCCCTCCTTCAATGCCTTAACAGATTTCTTCAGACACAAAACAATGTTTTTCCAATGTTCATAAGTTCCGGAATCACAACTTTGGTGCATTTTGTGTTTTGTTGGGTTTTTGTGTTTGAATATGAATTTGGAATCAAAGGTGCAGCCTTGGCAATTAGCTTGTCTTATTGGGTTAATGTGTTTATGTTGGTTGTTTACATAAATTCAGCATCAGCTTGTGCATCAACTTGGAATGGTGTTTCCAAAGAAGCTTTGAAtgatgtttttagttttttaaagcTTGCTGTGGCCTCAGCTGTTATGATATG TTTGGAATATTGGTCCTTTGAGATGGTTGTTCTTCTCTCTGGACTTCTACCAAACCCACAACTAGAGACATCTGTATTATCAATAAG CCTTAATACATGTTGGATGGTCTATATGATCTCTGTTGGTCTTGGTGGTGCCATAAG CACAAGAGTGTCAAATGAACTGGGTTGTGGAAATGCACAAGGTGCAGTTTTGGCTCTCTATGTGATGATTGTAATAGCCATAGTAGAGGGCACAACAGTAGTATTGGTTACCATTTTGGTAAGGAATGTTTGGGGAAAACTCTATAGTAATGAAGATGAAGTTATCAAATATGTTGCCAAGATGATGCCTTTGCTGGCACTCTCTGACTTCCTAGATGGTTTCCAGTGTGTTCTCTCTG GAGCTGGTAGAGGTTGTGGTTGGCAAAATGTGTGTGCATTTATAAACCTTGGTGCTTACTATGTTGTTGGAATCCCTTCTTCTATCCTATTTGCATTTGTCTTCCATATTGGAGGGATG GGACTTTGGATGGGAATCATATGTGGGCTTTCTGTTCAAGGGATAGCATTAATTACATTGAATGCCCTTACAAATTGGGATAGAGAG GCTAGGAAAGCGGTTTACGCGAATCAGAAAGCTGAAGTAATGACAAACAGTTAA
- the LOC101500523 gene encoding protein DETOXIFICATION 16-like isoform X1 has translation METSNKSNLETPLCSNQHRNHELESHTSDQCCFSREDVIEEAKKQVWLAGPLIAVSLLQYSLQMISIMFVGHLGKLPLSGASLGSSFASVTGYSVLLGMGSALETLCGQAYGAKQYHMLGIHTQRAMLVLLSLSIPLSLIWYNTRNLLISLGQDHEISTEAGTFNRWMIPGLFAYALLQCLNRFLQTQNNVFPMFISSGITTLVHFVFCWVFVFEYEFGIKGAALAISLSYWVNVFMLVVYINSASACASTWNGVSKEALNDVFSFLKLAVASAVMICLEYWSFEMVVLLSGLLPNPQLETSVLSISLNTCWMVYMISVGLGGAISTRVSNELGCGNAQGAVLALYVMIVIAIVEGTTVVLVTILVRNVWGKLYSNEDEVIKYVAKMMPLLALSDFLDGFQCVLSGAGRGCGWQNVCAFINLGAYYVVGIPSSILFAFVFHIGGMGLWMGIICGLSVQGIALITLNALTNWDREARKAVYANQKAEVMTNS, from the exons ATGGAAACATCAAACAAATCAAATCTTGAGACTCCACTGTGTTCAAACCAACATAGAAACCATGAATTGGAATCCCATACATCTGATCAATGTTGTTTCAGCAGAGAAGATGTTATTGAGGAAGCTAAAAAGCAAGTATGGCTAGCAGGGCCTCTTATTGCAGTTAGTTTGTTGCAATATAGTTTACAAATGATATCTATTATGTTTGTTGGTCATCTTGGGAAACTTCCTCTTTCAGGTGCTTCCTTGGGTAGCTCTTTTGCCTCAGTCACTGGTTATAGTGTTCTG tTAGGAATGGGGAGTGCATTGGAGACACTATGTGGCCAAGCCTATGGAGCCAAACAATATCACATGCTAGGAATTCACACACAAAGAGCAATGCTTGTTCTTCTAAGCTTGAGCATTCCCTTATCTTTAATTTGGTATAACACAAGAAACCTTCTCATATCATTAGGCCAAGACCATGAAATATCAACAGAAGCTGGAACCTTTAATAGGTGGATGATCCCTGGTCTTTTTGCATATGCCCTCCTTCAATGCCTTAACAGATTTCTTCAGACACAAAACAATGTTTTTCCAATGTTCATAAGTTCCGGAATCACAACTTTGGTGCATTTTGTGTTTTGTTGGGTTTTTGTGTTTGAATATGAATTTGGAATCAAAGGTGCAGCCTTGGCAATTAGCTTGTCTTATTGGGTTAATGTGTTTATGTTGGTTGTTTACATAAATTCAGCATCAGCTTGTGCATCAACTTGGAATGGTGTTTCCAAAGAAGCTTTGAAtgatgtttttagttttttaaagcTTGCTGTGGCCTCAGCTGTTATGATATG TTTGGAATATTGGTCCTTTGAGATGGTTGTTCTTCTCTCTGGACTTCTACCAAACCCACAACTAGAGACATCTGTATTATCAATAAG CCTTAATACATGTTGGATGGTCTATATGATCTCTGTTGGTCTTGGTGGTGCCATAAG CACAAGAGTGTCAAATGAACTGGGTTGTGGAAATGCACAAGGTGCAGTTTTGGCTCTCTATGTGATGATTGTAATAGCCATAGTAGAGGGCACAACAGTAGTATTGGTTACCATTTTGGTAAGGAATGTTTGGGGAAAACTCTATAGTAATGAAGATGAAGTTATCAAATATGTTGCCAAGATGATGCCTTTGCTGGCACTCTCTGACTTCCTAGATGGTTTCCAGTGTGTTCTCTCTG GAGCTGGTAGAGGTTGTGGTTGGCAAAATGTGTGTGCATTTATAAACCTTGGTGCTTACTATGTTGTTGGAATCCCTTCTTCTATCCTATTTGCATTTGTCTTCCATATTGGAGGGATG GGACTTTGGATGGGAATCATATGTGGGCTTTCTGTTCAAGGGATAGCATTAATTACATTGAATGCCCTTACAAATTGGGATAGAGAG GCTAGGAAAGCGGTTTACGCGAATCAGAAAGCTGAAGTAATGACAAACAGTTAA